One stretch of Saccharopolyspora erythraea DNA includes these proteins:
- a CDS encoding lipoate--protein ligase family protein yields MDLLHGALGADEDQALEIAVAHALLRGVSRGDSGAILRVYRPTAPVVAFSRRDSHLPGFDAAVRAARDAGFQPLVRPQGGRAVAYTEQSVVVDHVSPHPDFPAGLNDRFTDYGHLWAAVLREHGVDARVGAVPGEYCPGAYSVNARGVVKLVGTAQRLVRQAWLFSAVAIFDGAEVLRPLLTEIYAHLGLDFDGTSVGSVREEVPDLDLERFESAVIASYGARIELTPTALDDGVVSAARGLAVDHRL; encoded by the coding sequence GTGGACCTCCTGCACGGCGCCCTCGGCGCGGACGAAGACCAGGCGTTGGAGATCGCGGTCGCGCACGCGTTGCTGCGCGGGGTCAGCCGCGGTGACTCCGGGGCGATCCTGCGGGTGTACCGGCCTACGGCACCGGTCGTGGCGTTCAGCCGCCGGGACTCCCACCTGCCTGGCTTCGACGCGGCGGTCCGCGCCGCTCGCGACGCGGGGTTCCAGCCGCTGGTCCGGCCGCAGGGCGGCCGCGCGGTGGCCTACACCGAGCAGTCGGTCGTGGTCGACCACGTCAGCCCGCACCCGGACTTCCCTGCCGGGCTCAACGACCGGTTCACCGACTACGGGCACTTGTGGGCGGCCGTGCTCCGGGAGCACGGCGTGGACGCCCGGGTCGGTGCGGTGCCGGGCGAGTACTGCCCCGGGGCCTACAGCGTCAACGCCCGCGGCGTGGTGAAGCTGGTCGGCACGGCGCAACGACTGGTGCGGCAGGCGTGGCTGTTCAGCGCTGTGGCGATCTTCGACGGCGCCGAGGTGCTGCGGCCGCTGCTGACCGAGATCTACGCCCACCTCGGTCTGGACTTCGACGGCACCTCGGTGGGCTCGGTGCGCGAGGAGGTGCCCGACCTGGACCTGGAGCGCTTCGAGTCGGCGGTCATCGCCTCCTACGGTGCCCGGATCGAGTTGACCCCCACCGCACTCGACGACGGGGTGGTGAGCGCGGCCCGCGGCCTGGCCGTCGACCACCGGCTCTGA
- a CDS encoding S-(hydroxymethyl)mycothiol dehydrogenase produces the protein MLHQVRGVVAREVGAPVEVLDVLVPDPGPGEALVAVQACGVCHTDLHYREGGIGDEFPYLLGHEAAGVVEAVGEGVTEVAPGDFVVLNWRAVCGQCRACRRGKPQYCFDTHNARRPMTLADGTPLSPALGIGAFAEKTLVAAGQCTKVDAEADPAVAGLLGCGVMAGIGAAVNTAPVRRGDTVAVIGCGGVGSAAVVGAELAGARRIIAVDLDSKKLDWAEAFGATHLVNARHADPVEAVRELTGGFGADVVIDAVGRPETFKQAFYARDLAGTVVLVGVPTPEMTLDLPLIDVFARGGAVRSSWYGDCLPGRDFPELVELSQQGRIDLGAFVTERIALDEVEKSFEKMHRGEVLRSVVVL, from the coding sequence TTGCTGCATCAGGTCCGCGGCGTCGTCGCGCGCGAGGTGGGCGCACCGGTCGAGGTGCTCGACGTCCTGGTCCCCGACCCCGGCCCGGGCGAGGCCCTGGTGGCCGTGCAGGCCTGCGGGGTCTGCCACACCGATCTGCACTACCGCGAGGGCGGGATCGGGGACGAGTTCCCCTACCTGCTCGGGCACGAGGCCGCCGGCGTGGTCGAGGCCGTCGGCGAGGGGGTCACCGAGGTCGCGCCCGGGGACTTCGTCGTCCTGAACTGGCGGGCCGTGTGCGGTCAGTGCCGGGCCTGCCGCCGCGGCAAGCCACAGTACTGCTTCGACACCCACAACGCCCGCCGGCCGATGACGCTGGCCGACGGCACGCCGCTCTCGCCGGCGCTGGGCATCGGCGCCTTCGCCGAGAAGACCCTGGTCGCCGCGGGGCAGTGCACGAAGGTCGACGCCGAGGCCGACCCGGCGGTGGCCGGGCTGCTGGGCTGCGGCGTGATGGCCGGAATCGGCGCCGCGGTCAACACCGCCCCCGTGCGCCGCGGCGACACGGTCGCGGTGATCGGCTGCGGCGGCGTCGGCAGCGCGGCGGTCGTGGGCGCGGAACTGGCCGGTGCACGCCGGATCATCGCCGTCGACCTCGACTCGAAGAAGCTGGACTGGGCCGAGGCCTTCGGCGCGACCCACCTGGTCAACGCCCGCCACGCCGACCCGGTGGAGGCGGTCCGGGAGCTGACCGGCGGGTTCGGTGCCGACGTCGTGATCGACGCGGTCGGCCGCCCCGAGACGTTCAAGCAGGCCTTCTACGCCCGCGACCTGGCGGGCACGGTCGTGCTGGTGGGCGTGCCGACCCCGGAGATGACCCTGGACCTGCCGCTGATCGACGTCTTCGCGCGCGGGGGAGCGGTCAGGTCGTCCTGGTACGGCGACTGCCTGCCCGGCCGCGACTTCCCGGAGCTGGTGGAGCTCAGCCAGCAGGGCCGCATCGACCTCGGCGCGTTCGTCACCGAGCGGATCGCGCTCGACGAGGTGGAGAAGTCCTTCGAGAAGATGCACCGCGGCGAGGTGCTGCGCTCGGTGGTGGTCCTCTGA
- a CDS encoding aromatic ring-hydroxylating oxygenase subunit alpha, producing the protein MTTTGSPQSLMATLPGQYYTDPAIFSLEQSRILEAQWFCAVRCDDLDKPGAFRTVQVGRESVLIARGRDGGINAFLNICRHRGARLCTEDKGEVRRSFQCPYHAWTYGLDGKLIAAPNLNDMPDIDRTEFGLNRVHVREWLGYAWVCLAEQPPSFDETVVSDVTARLGDAGAINSYDIAALKLGKRITYDVKANWKQIIENFMECYHCATIHPELTEVLPEFADGFAAQYYVGHGAEFGEDVQGFTVDGSQGLDRLPGVSDEQDRRYYAITVRPQVFINLVPDHVILHRMFPVAADRTLIECDWLYLPEVVDSGRDLSHSVELFDRVNRQDFDACERCQLAMDSRGYARGGVFVPSEHHIAEFHDWVREQIGEGAGGE; encoded by the coding sequence ATGACCACGACCGGATCGCCGCAGAGCCTGATGGCGACGTTGCCCGGCCAGTACTACACCGACCCGGCGATTTTTTCTCTTGAGCAGTCGCGGATTTTGGAGGCGCAGTGGTTTTGTGCGGTGCGCTGTGATGATCTGGACAAGCCCGGTGCGTTCCGCACGGTGCAGGTCGGGCGGGAGAGCGTGTTGATCGCCCGCGGCCGGGACGGCGGGATCAATGCGTTTCTCAACATCTGCCGTCACCGGGGTGCCCGGTTGTGCACCGAAGACAAGGGCGAGGTGCGTCGTTCTTTCCAGTGCCCGTACCACGCCTGGACCTACGGGCTGGACGGCAAGCTGATCGCCGCGCCCAACCTCAACGACATGCCCGACATCGACCGCACCGAGTTCGGGCTCAACCGGGTGCACGTGCGGGAGTGGCTGGGGTATGCGTGGGTGTGCCTGGCCGAGCAGCCGCCGTCGTTCGACGAGACCGTGGTCTCGGATGTCACCGCGCGGCTGGGTGATGCCGGGGCGATCAACTCCTACGACATCGCCGCGCTGAAGCTGGGCAAGCGCATCACCTACGACGTGAAGGCGAACTGGAAGCAGATCATCGAGAACTTCATGGAGTGCTACCACTGCGCCACGATCCATCCCGAGCTCACCGAGGTGCTACCGGAGTTCGCCGACGGCTTCGCCGCGCAGTACTACGTCGGCCACGGCGCGGAGTTCGGTGAGGACGTGCAGGGCTTCACCGTCGACGGCAGCCAGGGCCTGGACCGGCTGCCCGGCGTGTCCGACGAGCAGGACCGGCGCTACTACGCGATCACCGTGCGCCCGCAGGTGTTCATCAACCTGGTGCCCGACCACGTGATCTTGCACCGCATGTTCCCCGTCGCTGCGGACCGCACGCTGATCGAGTGCGACTGGCTGTACCTGCCCGAGGTCGTCGACTCCGGCCGCGACCTGTCGCACTCGGTGGAGCTGTTCGACCGCGTCAACCGCCAGGACTTCGACGCCTGCGAACGCTGCCAGCTCGCCATGGACTCCCGCGGCTACGCACGCGGCGGAGTCTTCGTCCCCAGCGAACACCACATCGCCGAATTCCACGACTGGGTTCGGGAGCAGATCGGCGAAGGCGCCGGCGGCGAGTGA
- a CDS encoding aldehyde dehydrogenase family protein, translating into MAFVDPEVWENKIFTGRWSTAGGAPSQVTEPATGKSLGQVGTATPADVDTACARAAAAQREWERTPFEERAAILRRAGRLFEEHAPELRTWLVREAGSIGAKADLELRTAATECYEAAALPSHPSGDLLPAADGRLSFSRRVAAGVVGVIAPFNFPLILSIRAVAPALALGNSVVLKPDTRTAVCGGAALAEVFAAAGVPEGVFQVLPGGADAGAALVANKHTRVIAFTGSTGAGRKVAEAAATHLKRTHLELGGNNALIVLPDADVAAAASAAAWGAYLHQGQICMAAGRHLVHESIADDYVAALAEKARALPVGDPHTAEVALGPIIDEGQRDNIHRLVTASAEAGARVVAGGTYEELFYRPTVLDQVRRDTPAFAEEIFGPVAPVLRYRTVEEAVEIAADSEYGLSLSVLGADAMRAWEVAKQIPSGLVHVNDQTVGDQPHIPFGGVRDSGNGGRIGGAAANVEAFTETQWVTIQGSIQQYPF; encoded by the coding sequence ATGGCGTTCGTCGACCCCGAGGTCTGGGAGAACAAGATCTTCACCGGACGGTGGAGCACCGCGGGCGGTGCGCCGTCGCAGGTGACCGAACCCGCGACCGGCAAGTCGCTCGGCCAGGTGGGCACCGCCACGCCCGCCGACGTCGACACCGCGTGCGCGCGGGCCGCCGCCGCGCAGCGGGAGTGGGAGCGCACGCCGTTCGAGGAGCGCGCGGCGATCCTGCGGCGCGCCGGTCGGCTCTTCGAGGAGCACGCGCCGGAGCTGCGGACCTGGCTGGTGCGCGAGGCGGGCTCGATCGGCGCGAAGGCCGACCTCGAGCTGCGCACCGCCGCGACCGAGTGCTACGAGGCCGCGGCACTGCCCTCGCACCCCAGCGGTGACCTGCTGCCCGCCGCCGACGGGCGCCTGAGCTTCAGCAGGCGGGTGGCCGCGGGTGTGGTGGGCGTGATCGCGCCGTTCAACTTCCCGCTGATCCTGTCCATCCGCGCGGTGGCGCCCGCGCTCGCGCTGGGCAACTCCGTGGTGCTCAAGCCCGACACGCGCACCGCGGTGTGCGGCGGCGCGGCGCTCGCGGAGGTCTTCGCGGCGGCGGGCGTCCCGGAGGGGGTGTTCCAGGTGCTGCCGGGTGGCGCCGACGCCGGTGCCGCGCTGGTGGCGAACAAGCACACCCGGGTGATCGCCTTCACCGGCTCCACCGGAGCCGGGCGCAAGGTCGCCGAGGCCGCGGCGACCCACCTCAAGCGCACGCACCTCGAACTGGGCGGCAACAACGCGCTGATCGTCCTGCCCGACGCCGACGTGGCCGCCGCGGCCTCCGCCGCCGCGTGGGGCGCCTACCTGCACCAGGGCCAGATCTGCATGGCCGCCGGACGGCACCTGGTCCACGAGTCGATCGCCGACGACTACGTGGCCGCCCTCGCCGAGAAGGCTCGCGCCCTGCCGGTCGGCGACCCGCACACCGCCGAGGTCGCGCTGGGCCCGATCATCGACGAGGGGCAGCGCGACAACATCCACCGCCTGGTCACGGCGAGCGCCGAGGCCGGTGCGCGGGTCGTGGCCGGCGGTACCTACGAGGAGCTCTTCTACCGGCCGACCGTCCTGGACCAGGTCCGCCGGGACACGCCCGCCTTCGCCGAGGAGATCTTCGGGCCGGTCGCGCCGGTGTTGCGCTACCGGACTGTCGAGGAGGCGGTGGAGATCGCCGCCGACTCCGAGTACGGCCTGTCGCTGAGCGTGCTCGGCGCCGACGCGATGCGGGCGTGGGAGGTCGCCAAGCAGATCCCCAGCGGGCTGGTGCACGTCAACGACCAGACCGTCGGCGACCAGCCCCACATCCCCTTCGGGGGCGTGCGCGACTCCGGCAACGGCGGCCGCATCGGCGGCGCCGCGGCCAACGTCGAGGCGTTCACCGAGACCCAGTGGGTCACCATCCAGGGCAGCATCCAGCAGTACCCGTTCTAG
- a CDS encoding MBL fold metallo-hydrolase, translating to MTARVEKVVTSGVFALDGGTFAVDNNVWLVGDDREVLVVDPAHDPDLVLDAVGERKVTAVVCTHGHNDHINGAVALADKVGAPVLLHADDLELWQQVHAERPPDWTIADGELLTVAGTDLQVLHTPGHTWGSVCLHAAEQGWLFSGDTLFQGGPGATGRSYSDFTTIIRSITSRLLDLDGSTVVHTGHGPTTTIGAESPNLPDWIARGH from the coding sequence ATGACCGCCCGCGTGGAGAAGGTCGTGACCTCCGGAGTCTTCGCCCTCGACGGCGGCACGTTCGCGGTCGACAACAACGTCTGGCTGGTCGGTGACGACCGCGAGGTCCTGGTCGTCGACCCGGCGCACGACCCGGACCTGGTGCTGGACGCCGTCGGCGAGCGCAAGGTCACCGCCGTCGTGTGCACTCACGGCCACAACGACCACATCAACGGTGCCGTCGCGCTGGCCGACAAGGTCGGTGCCCCGGTGCTGCTGCACGCCGACGACCTCGAGCTGTGGCAGCAGGTTCACGCCGAGCGGCCGCCGGACTGGACGATCGCCGACGGCGAGCTGCTGACCGTGGCAGGCACCGACCTGCAGGTCCTGCACACCCCGGGCCACACCTGGGGAAGCGTCTGCCTGCACGCCGCCGAGCAGGGCTGGCTGTTCTCCGGCGACACCCTGTTCCAGGGCGGCCCGGGCGCCACCGGCCGCTCGTACTCCGACTTCACCACGATCATCCGCTCGATCACCTCGCGCCTGCTGGACCTGGACGGGAGCACCGTCGTGCACACCGGACACGGGCCCACCACGACCATCGGCGCCGAATCCCCGAACCTGCCGGACTGGATCGCCCGGGGGCACTGA
- a CDS encoding NAD(P)/FAD-dependent oxidoreductase, with translation MRTITVVGGSLGGYSAAQQLRAQGFDGRLVVVGTEVHLPYDRPPLSKDFLKGQIGTADLALGEQQDFDELEAEWRLGEFAARLRPADAGIELYSGEQIGTDGVVIATGASTRVLPGSAGVGGVHTLRTLEDAQALREELTTGRPNVVVIGAGFIGAEVASSCAALGLDVTIVEAAELPLARVLGTRLASACAALHSEHGVAVRFGAGVEELRSAAGHVVGVRLATGEELPADVVVAGIGVQPNTGWLSGSGLSLHDGVLCDSGGVTDLSNVVAVGDVARVFRPDLGRNVRTEHWATANGQPRIAVRNLLDGITNEQHTDMPYFWSDQYGVRIQFAGFVHPEDDVRIIDGDIEDRCFLAQYERDGRPVGVLAFNHPRGFGRARRQLSRPTLDVATS, from the coding sequence ATGAGGACGATCACCGTGGTGGGAGGGTCGCTGGGCGGGTACTCGGCGGCCCAGCAGCTGCGCGCGCAGGGCTTCGACGGCAGGCTCGTCGTCGTCGGCACCGAGGTCCACCTGCCCTACGACCGGCCGCCGCTGTCGAAAGACTTCCTCAAGGGCCAGATCGGCACCGCCGACCTCGCGCTCGGCGAGCAGCAGGACTTCGACGAGCTCGAAGCCGAATGGCGGCTGGGCGAATTCGCGGCGCGCCTGCGGCCCGCCGACGCGGGCATCGAGCTCTACAGCGGGGAGCAGATCGGCACCGACGGCGTCGTGATCGCCACCGGGGCCTCGACCCGGGTGCTGCCCGGCAGCGCCGGCGTCGGCGGCGTGCACACCCTGCGCACGCTCGAGGACGCCCAGGCACTGCGCGAGGAGCTGACCACCGGACGCCCGAACGTGGTGGTCATCGGTGCCGGGTTCATCGGCGCCGAGGTCGCTTCCTCCTGCGCCGCGCTCGGGCTGGACGTGACCATCGTCGAGGCCGCCGAACTCCCGCTGGCCCGCGTGCTCGGCACGCGCCTGGCCTCCGCGTGCGCGGCACTGCACAGCGAGCACGGCGTGGCGGTCCGCTTCGGGGCCGGGGTCGAAGAGCTGCGCTCGGCCGCGGGCCACGTGGTCGGCGTGCGACTGGCCACCGGCGAGGAACTGCCCGCCGACGTGGTGGTCGCCGGCATCGGGGTCCAGCCCAACACCGGCTGGCTGAGCGGTTCGGGCCTGAGCCTGCACGACGGCGTGCTCTGCGACTCCGGTGGCGTGACCGACCTGTCCAACGTCGTCGCCGTCGGCGACGTGGCCCGCGTCTTCCGGCCCGACCTCGGCAGGAACGTGCGCACCGAGCACTGGGCCACCGCCAACGGCCAGCCGCGGATCGCGGTGCGCAACCTGCTGGACGGCATCACCAACGAACAGCACACCGACATGCCCTACTTCTGGTCCGACCAGTACGGGGTCCGCATCCAGTTCGCGGGCTTCGTCCACCCCGAGGACGACGTGCGCATCATCGACGGAGACATCGAGGACCGCTGCTTCCTGGCCCAGTACGAGCGCGACGGGCGACCCGTGGGCGTCCTGGCGTTCAACCACCCCCGCGGCTTCGGCCGCGCCCGCCGCCAGCTGTCCAGGCCCACCCTGGACGTGGCGACCTCGTAG
- a CDS encoding bifunctional 3-phenylpropionate/cinnamic acid dioxygenase ferredoxin subunit, with protein MFAVCRTEELPPGESARVVADVPIAVFNADGEYYAVDDTCTHQDASLSEGFLEGCFVECPLHAAFFDLRTGMPTCLPAKRPVRTHAVTVDNGVIYVDVTPRRTAGQDAALEQESVA; from the coding sequence ATGTTCGCCGTCTGCCGTACCGAGGAACTGCCTCCCGGCGAGTCCGCGCGGGTCGTCGCCGACGTTCCCATCGCGGTGTTCAACGCCGATGGCGAGTACTACGCGGTGGATGACACGTGCACGCACCAGGACGCCTCGCTGTCCGAGGGCTTCCTGGAGGGCTGCTTCGTCGAGTGCCCGCTGCACGCGGCGTTCTTCGACCTGCGCACCGGCATGCCGACCTGCCTGCCGGCCAAGCGCCCGGTGCGCACCCACGCCGTGACCGTCGACAACGGCGTCATCTACGTCGACGTCACGCCCCGCCGGACCGCGGGCCAGGACGCCGCTCTGGAACAGGAAAGCGTCGCATGA
- a CDS encoding GcvT family protein: MTSPATPRVVVIGAGIVGCSLADELTERGWTDVTVVEKGPLFATGGSSSHAPGLVFRTNGSKALTEFADYTVRKFRGMDLDGAPCFLPVGGLELATTFERWADLQRRHGLATSWGIGSRLLDPLECAELWPTIDRERVLGGFHTPGDGLAKALRACEAQARRAIARGAVFLAHHEVVGIEQRGGRVSSVVTDQGVLPADVVVSAAGLWGPRIGRMAGVDVPLLPMAHQYAKTTQLAELAGLNDERDELSRPILRHQDADLYFREHVDRIGIGSYAHRPMPVDLAEVPSSAAAQVMPSMLEFTAEDFEPSWQDALDLLPALQDTKVEEGFNGIMSFTTDGMPLMGESRELPGFWLAEAVWVTHSAGVARALAQWLVDGQPDTDVHECDVHRFEQVQLDTDYVHERASQAFVEVYDVLHPLQPAERPRRLRVSPFYPRQRDLGAYFLEAHGWERPHWYDANAEAAEGLEVPERGAWASRYWSPAAAAEAHATRGKVALYDMTPLKRLEISGRGALDFLQHMTTNQMAVKPGTVRYTLLLDEAGGVRSDLTVARLERDRFQIGVNGNLDLDWFLRHVPADGSVVVRDITAGTCCVGVWGPLARDLVQPLSRDDFSHKGFGFFKAKHARIAGVPVTAMRVSYVGELGWEIYADSDVGLRLWDALWEAGQELGVTAGGRSAFNSLRLEKGYRSWGTDMTTEHNPFEAGVGFAVRMDKADFVGRSALVEAAAEQPRRRLVPLLMDQPEHVVMGKEPVHTADGSVGYVTSAAFGYTIGRSIAYAWLPADAAAPGTRVDVEYFAERLPATVAEEPLFDPEMARIRR; encoded by the coding sequence GTGACATCTCCCGCCACACCCCGAGTGGTCGTCATCGGTGCCGGCATCGTCGGATGTTCGCTGGCCGACGAGCTCACCGAACGCGGCTGGACCGACGTGACGGTCGTCGAGAAGGGGCCGCTGTTCGCCACCGGCGGTTCCAGCTCGCACGCGCCCGGCCTGGTGTTCCGCACCAACGGATCCAAGGCCCTGACCGAGTTCGCCGACTACACGGTGCGCAAGTTCCGCGGCATGGACCTCGACGGGGCGCCGTGCTTCCTGCCCGTCGGAGGTCTGGAGCTGGCGACCACCTTCGAGCGGTGGGCCGACCTGCAGCGCAGGCACGGCCTGGCGACCTCGTGGGGCATCGGCTCGCGGCTGCTGGACCCGCTCGAGTGCGCGGAGCTGTGGCCGACGATCGACCGCGAGCGGGTCCTCGGCGGCTTCCACACCCCGGGCGACGGGCTGGCGAAGGCTCTGCGTGCGTGCGAGGCGCAGGCCCGGCGCGCGATCGCCAGGGGAGCGGTGTTCCTGGCCCACCACGAGGTCGTCGGCATCGAGCAGCGTGGCGGACGGGTGAGCAGCGTGGTCACCGACCAGGGGGTGCTGCCCGCCGACGTCGTGGTGTCGGCGGCGGGGCTGTGGGGCCCGCGGATCGGCCGGATGGCGGGTGTGGACGTGCCGTTGCTGCCGATGGCGCACCAGTACGCGAAGACCACGCAGCTCGCCGAACTCGCCGGCCTCAACGACGAACGCGACGAGCTCTCCCGGCCGATCCTGCGCCACCAGGACGCCGACCTGTACTTCCGCGAGCACGTCGACCGCATCGGGATCGGCTCCTACGCGCACCGCCCGATGCCGGTGGACCTCGCCGAGGTGCCGAGCTCCGCCGCCGCGCAGGTCATGCCCTCGATGCTGGAGTTCACCGCGGAGGACTTCGAGCCGTCCTGGCAGGACGCCCTCGACCTGCTGCCCGCGTTGCAGGACACCAAGGTCGAGGAGGGCTTCAACGGGATCATGTCGTTCACCACCGACGGCATGCCGCTGATGGGCGAGTCCCGCGAGCTGCCCGGATTCTGGCTGGCCGAGGCGGTGTGGGTGACGCACTCCGCGGGCGTGGCGCGGGCGCTGGCGCAGTGGCTGGTCGACGGGCAGCCCGACACCGACGTCCACGAGTGCGACGTGCACCGCTTCGAGCAGGTGCAACTCGACACCGACTACGTGCACGAGCGCGCCTCGCAGGCGTTCGTCGAGGTCTATGACGTGCTGCACCCGCTGCAGCCGGCGGAACGGCCCCGCCGGCTGCGGGTGAGCCCGTTCTACCCGCGGCAGCGGGATCTGGGCGCGTACTTCCTGGAGGCCCACGGCTGGGAGCGCCCGCACTGGTACGACGCCAACGCCGAAGCGGCCGAAGGGCTCGAGGTGCCGGAACGGGGCGCGTGGGCGTCGCGGTACTGGTCGCCGGCGGCCGCGGCCGAGGCCCACGCGACGCGTGGGAAGGTCGCGCTCTACGACATGACCCCGTTGAAGCGGCTGGAGATCTCAGGTCGGGGCGCGCTGGACTTCCTCCAGCACATGACCACCAACCAGATGGCGGTCAAGCCGGGCACCGTCCGCTACACGCTACTGCTCGACGAGGCGGGCGGGGTGCGCAGCGACCTGACCGTGGCGCGGCTGGAGCGCGACCGCTTCCAGATCGGCGTCAACGGCAACCTCGACCTGGACTGGTTCCTGCGCCACGTCCCGGCCGACGGCTCGGTCGTGGTCCGCGACATCACCGCCGGGACGTGCTGCGTCGGGGTCTGGGGGCCGCTGGCCCGCGACCTGGTGCAGCCGCTGAGCCGCGACGACTTCTCGCACAAGGGCTTCGGCTTCTTCAAGGCCAAGCACGCCCGGATCGCCGGGGTGCCGGTCACCGCGATGCGGGTGTCCTACGTGGGCGAGCTGGGCTGGGAGATCTACGCCGACTCCGACGTTGGCCTGCGGCTGTGGGACGCGCTGTGGGAGGCCGGGCAGGAGCTCGGTGTCACGGCGGGAGGCCGCAGCGCGTTCAACAGCCTGCGGCTGGAGAAGGGCTACCGGTCCTGGGGAACCGACATGACCACCGAGCACAACCCCTTCGAAGCCGGTGTCGGGTTCGCCGTCCGGATGGACAAGGCCGACTTCGTCGGCCGCTCCGCGCTGGTGGAGGCGGCGGCCGAGCAGCCGCGGCGGCGGCTGGTGCCGCTGCTGATGGACCAGCCCGAACACGTGGTGATGGGCAAGGAGCCGGTGCACACCGCCGACGGCTCGGTCGGCTACGTCACCAGCGCGGCCTTCGGCTACACCATCGGCCGCTCGATCGCCTACGCGTGGCTGCCCGCGGACGCCGCCGCGCCCGGCACGCGGGTGGACGTCGAGTACTTCGCCGAGCGGCTGCCCGCGACCGTCGCCGAGGAACCGCTGTTCGACCCGGAGATGGCCCGCATCCGCCGCTGA
- a CDS encoding MFS transporter, producing the protein MSQQTVTSVVGKARLNGFHIGVLVMCSLLMIVDGYDMVSYGTVISHLMDEWNMDPVTAGTLGSAALVGMLVGGMFIAPLADTHGRRPLMISCVTVASAASLACAFATGPVQLGVLRLVVGVALGALVPNFIALTGELAPQRSKALFVTLVSCFYSVGGIAAAVFAIYIEPLWTWRGVFYIAGAPLLLVPVLLRHLPESPEYLAVNGDRERLLAVLRKVEPTGDLGDVVADQRPAAGKVRLSQLFTGGNALNNVLIWVFFAMCMLLSYGLNTWLPKLMQTAGYPLGSALWNLVVLNLGGMIGAVVGGWLADRWTYRGTLVVYFVLASVSLVGLSFDPNAVVLNLLLFVAGAATIGVLAIIHAFAVEYYPAHVRSTGVGWAAGVGRIGAIGGPTLGGALLAMELPFQQNFIAVAVPGVIGAVAVALVAGKKFRTAPRSEPVAGVNAS; encoded by the coding sequence GTGTCCCAGCAGACCGTCACATCCGTGGTCGGCAAGGCCCGGTTGAACGGCTTCCACATCGGCGTCCTGGTCATGTGCTCGCTGCTCATGATCGTCGACGGCTACGACATGGTCTCCTACGGCACCGTCATCAGCCACCTGATGGACGAGTGGAACATGGACCCGGTCACCGCCGGGACCCTCGGCTCGGCCGCCCTGGTCGGGATGCTCGTCGGCGGCATGTTCATCGCGCCGCTGGCCGACACCCACGGGCGCAGGCCGCTGATGATCAGCTGTGTCACCGTGGCCAGCGCAGCCTCGCTCGCGTGCGCCTTCGCCACCGGACCGGTGCAGCTCGGCGTGCTCAGGCTGGTCGTGGGCGTGGCGCTGGGTGCGTTGGTGCCCAACTTCATCGCCCTGACCGGGGAACTGGCGCCGCAGCGGTCGAAGGCGCTGTTCGTGACGCTGGTGTCGTGCTTCTACTCCGTCGGCGGGATCGCGGCGGCGGTCTTCGCCATCTACATCGAGCCGCTGTGGACCTGGCGCGGTGTCTTCTACATCGCGGGCGCGCCGCTGCTGCTCGTGCCCGTCCTGCTGCGCCACCTGCCCGAGTCGCCGGAGTACCTGGCCGTCAACGGCGACCGCGAGCGGCTGCTGGCGGTGCTGCGCAAGGTCGAGCCCACCGGTGACCTCGGCGACGTCGTGGCCGACCAGCGCCCTGCGGCGGGCAAGGTCCGGCTCTCCCAGCTGTTCACCGGCGGCAACGCGCTCAACAACGTGCTGATCTGGGTCTTCTTCGCGATGTGCATGCTGCTCAGCTACGGGCTCAACACCTGGCTGCCCAAGCTGATGCAGACCGCCGGCTACCCGCTGGGCTCGGCGCTGTGGAACCTGGTGGTGCTCAACCTCGGCGGCATGATCGGCGCCGTGGTCGGCGGGTGGCTCGCCGACCGCTGGACCTACCGCGGCACGCTGGTGGTGTACTTCGTCCTCGCCTCGGTGTCGCTGGTCGGGCTGTCGTTCGACCCGAACGCCGTGGTGCTCAACCTCTTGCTGTTCGTGGCCGGTGCCGCGACCATCGGCGTGCTGGCGATCATCCACGCCTTCGCCGTCGAGTACTACCCGGCGCACGTCCGCTCGACCGGCGTCGGCTGGGCGGCCGGGGTCGGACGCATCGGCGCCATCGGCGGGCCGACCCTCGGCGGCGCGCTGCTGGCGATGGAGCTGCCGTTCCAGCAGAACTTCATCGCGGTGGCGGTGCCCGGAGTCATCGGGGCGGTCGCGGTCGCCCTCGTGGCGGGCAAGAAGTTCCGGACCGCGCCGCGGTCCGAGCCGGTCGCCGGGGTGAACGCGTCCTGA